Within Thermococcus indicus, the genomic segment AGCGTGGACGTGCCCGTGGTCGGCGTCATACCCTTCGATCACAGGGTTCCCGAGGCGACGAACTACGGGAGGCCGGTTCTAGACTACGCGCCCCACACCAAGGCATCGCGGGCGATAGCCGAGAGCGGCGATATCCTGAACGGGTGGATATTCGGAAGGGAGAAAAAGGAAGGCATGCTCCACCGGTTCTACGAGGCGATAATCTCATTCCTCCACTCCGGTCGAGTCCCTGCGGGCAAAAAGCTCTGAGACCGTGACCAGGGGTATGAACCGGTACTTCTCCCCTATTCTCTCACCAGCACCCTCTTCCCTGTCGACCACCACGCTTATGGCGACTATCTCAGCCCCAGCCTTCTCCAGAACCTCAGCCGCGCGCAGAACGCTTCCACCGGTGGTCGTCACGTCCTCAACCAGGAGTATCCTCTCGCCGGGCTTTACCTCGCCCTCGATCTGGCTTCCGGTGCCGTGTCCCTTGGGCTTCTTGCGGACTATGACGAGGGGCTTTCCGGTTTCCAGCGATAGGGCCGTCGCTATCGGCACGGCCCCGAGTTCCGGGCCGGCGACGCGGTCGAACTCGATGCCAAGCGCTCTGGCCTTCTCCGCCATCAGCCTCGCGATTATC encodes:
- the pyrE gene encoding orotate phosphoribosyltransferase, which translates into the protein MEAVKGQLIEMFFSEGAILFGRFVLTSGRESDYYINVKKLSTNPGALRIIARLMAEKARALGIEFDRVAGPELGAVPIATALSLETGKPLVIVRKKPKGHGTGSQIEGEVKPGERILLVEDVTTTGGSVLRAAEVLEKAGAEIVAISVVVDREEGAGERIGEKYRFIPLVTVSELFARRDSTGVEE